CGTCACCGCGATTCATGGGCTATGTCCCTGAAGGTTGCTTCGGTCCACTCTAATGCCTCGGCTTCTCGTGCTGTATCCTTCGCCATCCTCGAGTACTCCGCCTCCATGCAAGGCTTTACGACATGAGGACGTACAAGCTCCTCAACGAATTTACTGATTTTTCTTGGCCCAATCACCTTATGGAGCCCTTCGTAAACATCCTCTGCGATTGCG
This genomic stretch from Deltaproteobacteria bacterium harbors:
- a CDS encoding addiction module antitoxin; the encoded protein is MQKKLTIAIAEDVYEGLHKVIGPRKISKFVEELVRPHVVKPCMEAEYSRMAKDTAREAEALEWTEATFRDIAHESR